One genomic window of Micropterus dolomieu isolate WLL.071019.BEF.003 ecotype Adirondacks linkage group LG14, ASM2129224v1, whole genome shotgun sequence includes the following:
- the tdrd1 gene encoding tudor domain-containing protein 1 isoform X4 yields MYRSLSPNLVRPNLPLRKPSSSPVAHCATPSSSRLTVPNATPVRPATDASGDSIINSPVSKDTSAVLGSMPPALTVNFCNYCGQQGNFRCKRCKRTPYCSVACQTEDWNAHRHMCKSFDPEPAKEMAKETTVSPVTVDRAGLLESKQDASSIQRVYLKDLQMAKIIKGTDIQASVVEYYSPGRFFLLAQSPELLEALHSISTQLQKTNCSPSVMTYKPHVGEVCAVQFSCDLMWYRGLVQTLATDQKTANILYIDFGNEENVPVDRIKPLTANIPPFCPCAMECCIAGVVPVVDKWSGECCIAVKQLLAGKTVTVKLVDTLEDGRVHTVDILLSNGKQLSTFLFEHGYAEEEMVNVIPTEQEINAMVSASLENFRRLSDGKDDNTWAQPPEPLTQAVGDSFTVVVTHLQSPDEIIVQKVENAGMIQELQLKLREHCCQALARQNFRPAPGTVCCAQFSEDKQWYRAKVLAYSSEERVCVGYIDFGNSEEVDLGHLRPISTSLLALPMQAMPCGLAGVQPVGESWSEDCLLALQRRVSNRILRVEIQGAHDGKALVAMIDESSDPQGNVAELLSAGGFAAHAPVATSSDQQADQTTAAVEPHVPVGSRVEMCSSVPDPVPEPLVWSYTELACDGQTVALLATVVENPGKFYCCINNQTDQQRLIELGTELKQHCEADSSPFVPKVGEPCCAMLPGDGAWSRAMVNELSEDDVSLNFVDYGCTTKVKKNHLRSITSQLLTLPFQAIRCWISGVEPLGSEWSSEAQVWFQSLVDGEQLSARVLSFTKQGYGLELESRGQNVAAALISEQLAKAPGAIPKEMRVTTGSGALHQEEIKENEHSQVHAQASSQTGDRSKETSTKGLTATLSQAPSFPVDWKTVELPLNETFQPCFAAVVSPSLFYLLGPSQVDQQKLKEVMMELAASCSNNQASSSSTVLSRPAPGAACCARFSVDNNWYRAVVLEVSENEMSVIYADYGNSEKVPFSRILPIPMHLLQLPFQITRCTLTGKEHFPAVMPEEVQHMFQSLLLDGVLATVQSFDGSANVLSLTLPVERGGGHLTAMILDALQATVKARSDSAVNTIGSDCPQPKITEDPQASGCCCVSLKTEMDHLKQLMQQQISLIKQLLEQMK; encoded by the exons ATGTACCGCTCACTTTCTCCAAATTTGGTTCGACCTAACCTGCCCTTGAGGAAACCATCATCGAGCCCCGTGGCTCATTGTGCGACGCCTTCTTCAAGCCGTCTCACCGTGCCCAATGCAACACCAGTGCGCCCCGCCACAGACGCCAGTGGAGACA GTATAATAAATTCACCAGTCAGCAAGGATACATCTGCA GTGTTAGGATCCATGCCACCAGCACTGACTGTAAACTTCTGCAACTACTGTGGTCAGCAAG GAAATTTTCGCTGCAAACGCTGCAAGAGGACGCCCTACTGCTCTGTGGCATGTCAGACCGAAGACTGgaatgcacacagacacatgtgcAAGTCCTTTGATCCAGAACCTGCCAA AGAGATGGCAAAGGAAACTACAGTTTCACCTGTGACAGTAGACAGAGCTGGTCTGCTTGAGTCTAAG CAGGATGCTTCCAGCATCCAGAGGGTCTATTTGAAGGACTTGCAAATGGCTAAAATCATAAAGGGAACTGACATCCAG GCGTCTGTTGTAGAGTACTACAGCCCTGGTAGATTTTTCCTTCTTGCCCAAAGCCCTGAGCTGCTAGAGGCTCTGCACAGCATCAGCACACAGCTTCAGAAAACGAACTGCAGCCCTTCAGTGATGACATACAAACCCCATGTTGGAGAGGTTTGCGCGGTTCAGTTCTCCTGTGATCTG ATGTGGTACCGAGGCCTCGTCCAGACTTTGGCTACTGACCAGAAGACAGCTAATATCCTTTACATTGACTTTGGCAATGAAGAGAATGTCCCTGTGGACAGGATTAAGCCTTTGACTGCTAATATCCCGCCATTTTGTCCATGT GCAATGGAGTGCTGTATCGCTGGGGTGGTGCCAGTGGTTGACAAGTGGTCGGGCGAGTGCTGTATTGCAGTGAAACAGCTGCTGGCCGGCAAGACTGTGACTGTTAAACTCGTGGACACACTAGAGGATGGTCGCGTCCATACTGTGGATATCCTGCTTTCCAATG GAAAGCAGCTGAGCACATTCCTCTTTGAGCACGGTTATGCAGAAGAAGAAATGGTCAATGTAATACCAACTGAGCAAGAAATAA ATGCCATGGTGAGTGCATCCTTGGAAAACTTCAGGCGTCTCTCTGATGGGAAAGATGACAACACCTGGGCTCAGCCTCCAGAGCCACTGACACAGGCGGTGGGTGACTCCTTCACTGTTGTGGTCACCCACCTCCAGTCACCCGATGAAATTATTGTGCAGAAGGTGGAGAACGCTG GAATGATTCAGGAGTTGCAGCTGAAGCTGAGGGAACACTGCTGTCAGGCTCTAGCCCGACAGAACTTCAGACCAGCCCCTGGCACAGTTTGCTGTGCCCAGTTCTCAG AGGACAAGCAGTGGTACAGAGCTAAAGTTCTGGCTTATTCGTCAGAGGAACGTGTCTGTGTGGGCTACATTGATTTTGGCAACTCTGAGGAGGTGGATTTAGGCCACCTGCGGCCTATCAGCACTTCACTACTGGCCCTGCCCATGCAGGCTATGCCTTGTGGCCTAGCAG GGGTGCAGCCTGTTGGAGAAAGCTGGTCAGAGGACTGTCTGTTGGCTCTGCAACGAAGGGTATCGAACAGAATCCTGCGTGTTGAGATCCAGGGAGCGCATGACGGCAAGGCTTTGGTGGCCATGATTGATGAGTCCAGCGATCCTCAGGGAAATGTAGCCGAGCTGCTAAGTGCTGGTGGTTTTGCTGCACATGCTCCTGTTGCCACCAGTAGCGACCAGCAGGCTGACCAGACAACTGCTGCTGTGGAACCACATG TGCCAGTGGGGAGCCGTGTTGAAATGTGCTCTTCAGTGCCTGACCCAGTCCCTGAGCCTCTGGTGTGGTCTTACACCGAGCTTGCCTGTGACGGCCAGACAGTGGCACTGCTAGCCACTGTCGTGGAGAACCCTGGAAAGTTTTACTGCTGCATCAACAATCAAACAG accAACAGCGGCTGATAGAGCTGGGGACAGAGTTGAAACAGCATTGTGAGGCAGATTCCTCACCTTTTGTGCCCAAAGTGGGAGAGCCCTGTTGTGCTATGTTACCTG GTGATGGAGCGTGGAGTCGTGCTATGGTCAACGAGCTGTCTGAAGACGATGTGTCTTTAAACTTTGTGGACTATGGTTGTACCACGAAAGTCAAAAAGAACCACCTTCGATCCATTACATCCCAACTCCTGACCCTACCCTTCCAGGCAATACGCTGCTGGATCTCag GTGTGGAGCCTCTGGGGTCAGAATGGAGCAGTGAAGCCCAGGTGTGGTTCCAGTCTCTGGTGGATGGCGAGCAGCTTTCTGCACGTGTCCTTTCTTTCACTAAACAAGGCTACGGTTTGGAGCTGGAGAGCAGAGGGCAGAATGTGGCAGCTGCCCTAATTTCTGAGCAACTAGCCAAAGCTCCTGGAGCGATTCCCAAAGAGATGCGTGTAACCACAGGCTCTGGAGCCCTACACCAAGAGGAAATAAAGGAAAATGAGCACAGCCAAGTACATGCACAAGCCTCCAGCCAGACAGGAGACCGTTCTAAAGAGACCTCAACTAAAGGACTGACTGCAACACTGTCACAAG CACCTTCTTTCCCAGTGGACTGGAAGACAGTAGAGCTGCCTCTCAACGAGACCTTTCAGCCTTGCTTTGCAGCTGTCGTCAGTCCTTCCCTCTTCTACCTGCTCGGTCCTAGCCAGG TGGACCAGCAGAAGCTCAAGGAGGTGATGATGGAGCTGGCTGCCTCCTGCAGCAACAACCAAGCCTCCTCATCCTCCACCGTCCTCAGCAGACCAGCTCCTGGGGCCGCCTGCTGTGCCCGGTTCTCTG TTGACAATAACTGGTACCGTGCGGTTGTCCTGGAGGTCAGTGAGAATGAGATGAGCGTCATCTATGCAGATTACGGCAACAGTGAAAAGGTGCCATTCTCCCGTATCTTACCAATCCCCATGCACCTGCTGCAGCTTCCCTTTCAGATCACTCGCTGCACCCTCACTG GTAAAGAACATTTCCCTGCAGTGATGCCAGAGGAAGTGCAACATATGTTTCAAAGCCTGCTGTTGGATGGCGTCCTCGCAACTGTGCAGTCCTTCGATGGCTCTGCTAACGTGCTCTCATTAACTCTGCCTGTTGAGAGGGGCGGAGGCCACCTCACTGCCATGATCCTGGATGCACTGCAGGCCACCGTCAAGGCCAGGAGTGATTCTGCAGTAAATACAATAGGATCTGACTGCCCCCAGCCCAAGATAACCGAGG ATCCTCAGGCCtctggctgctgctgtgtgagCCTGAAGACTGAG ATGGACCACCTGAAACAGTTGATGCAGCAGCAGATATCTCTCATCAAACAGTTACTGGAACAGATGAAATAA